One part of the Candidatus Kouleothrix ribensis genome encodes these proteins:
- a CDS encoding N-6 DNA methylase: protein MSSITTLDELIALAIALGAPLVPGWSEQEESRALLLPGIPSSIINQARNAIRTGADPLGDIYCRLVSSEQRRPHGAVYTPSAIVSAMVRWAHAQAIPDRVIDPGTGSGRFLVAAGRTFKRSSLFGIENDPVAAILARGHIAAAGLADRTRILVSDYRDCSVQQIDGRTLFIGNPPYVRHHLIGSSWKQWLLNSAQHFGYSASGLAGLHVYFFLATATFAKEGDYGTFITSAEWLDVNYGSLVRNLFLGPLGGLNLQLIEPTALPFPGTATTGVITGFSVGSAPKTIGIRRVESLQDLGSLETDREIRRTRLADTHRWTSLTRIPIERRADFVELGELCRVHRGQVTGANKVWITGDRGVDLPEIVLFPSITKARELFRTEGILDDVSRLRKVIDIPMDLDALDNEARHCIERYLKYAKSQGADRGYVASHRKAWWSVGLRSPAPILATYMARRPPVFVRNRADARHINIAHGLYPRETLSETVLHNLAIFLSSSVSTNNGRTYAGGLTKFEPREMERLMVPLPDVLANIRDVQELAL from the coding sequence ATGTCTAGCATCACGACTCTCGACGAACTTATAGCCCTAGCTATAGCGTTGGGCGCACCGCTAGTTCCAGGGTGGTCGGAACAAGAGGAAAGCCGCGCGCTATTACTACCTGGTATACCTTCGTCCATTATTAATCAGGCCAGGAACGCGATTAGAACAGGGGCTGATCCGCTGGGCGACATCTACTGTCGCCTGGTTTCTTCGGAGCAGCGCCGGCCACACGGTGCCGTCTATACTCCTAGCGCGATAGTATCTGCCATGGTACGCTGGGCGCACGCGCAGGCTATTCCCGATCGCGTTATCGATCCAGGCACCGGCTCAGGCCGGTTTCTTGTGGCTGCTGGCCGCACATTCAAGCGGTCAAGCTTATTCGGGATCGAAAATGATCCGGTAGCCGCTATTCTTGCCCGAGGCCATATCGCAGCAGCGGGTTTGGCCGATCGAACGCGTATTTTAGTTAGCGACTATAGAGATTGTTCCGTTCAACAGATCGATGGGCGAACCCTCTTTATTGGAAATCCTCCCTATGTACGTCACCATTTAATTGGTAGTTCATGGAAGCAATGGCTACTTAATTCAGCACAACATTTTGGCTATTCCGCTAGTGGTTTAGCTGGCCTGCATGTGTATTTTTTTCTGGCAACTGCCACGTTTGCAAAAGAAGGTGACTATGGGACTTTTATTACTTCTGCCGAGTGGCTTGATGTAAACTACGGTAGTCTGGTGAGGAATCTTTTTCTTGGCCCCTTAGGCGGATTGAATTTACAACTTATTGAGCCTACTGCTCTGCCATTTCCAGGGACAGCAACAACAGGTGTAATTACCGGATTTTCTGTTGGCAGCGCGCCAAAAACCATCGGCATTCGGCGAGTAGAGTCTTTACAAGACTTAGGATCACTCGAAACCGATCGGGAGATTCGGCGTACACGATTGGCGGACACCCATCGATGGACCTCGCTTACGCGCATACCGATCGAACGGCGAGCCGATTTTGTTGAGCTTGGCGAGCTATGCCGGGTTCATCGCGGGCAGGTGACAGGCGCAAATAAAGTATGGATAACCGGAGATCGCGGCGTTGATTTGCCCGAGATTGTTTTATTCCCATCGATTACCAAGGCGCGCGAATTATTCCGTACCGAGGGCATTCTCGACGATGTTTCAAGGCTTCGAAAGGTTATAGATATCCCAATGGATCTCGACGCACTTGATAATGAAGCCCGACACTGTATTGAGCGCTACTTAAAATATGCCAAATCACAAGGCGCCGATCGCGGGTATGTTGCCAGCCACCGCAAGGCCTGGTGGTCGGTTGGATTACGCAGCCCGGCGCCGATACTCGCAACATATATGGCGCGGCGTCCGCCGGTATTTGTACGTAATCGTGCAGACGCTCGTCACATTAATATAGCACACGGCTTGTATCCACGCGAAACGCTCAGCGAAACTGTTCTGCATAATTTGGCTATCTTTCTTTCAAGCAGTGTGTCCACAAATAATGGGCGAACATATGCTGGAGGGCTGACAAAATTTGAGCCACGGGAAATGGAACGCTTAATGGTTCCCTTGCCCGATGTATTGGCAAATATCCGCGATGTTCAAGAGCTGGCGTTATGA
- a CDS encoding response regulator transcription factor yields the protein MPTVLVVDDDRKLTEMLRRTLAYSGYQVLTALDGPGALELARAQQPDLIILDWMLPGLSGIAVAELIRAEGDTPILMLTARDAVLDRVAGLDSGADDYLVKPFAPEELLARVRALLRRSEPGSGPPLSYADLTLTPATREVSRAGKPVALSPREFDLLSYLMRHPRQVLPRERIIDAVWGVDGSGEALDVYIGYLRAKIEAGGAPRLIHTVRGVGYLLRENAA from the coding sequence ATGCCGACCGTTCTAGTCGTTGACGACGACCGCAAGCTCACCGAGATGCTGCGGCGCACGCTGGCCTATTCGGGCTACCAGGTACTGACCGCACTGGACGGGCCGGGCGCGCTCGAGCTGGCGCGCGCACAGCAGCCCGACCTGATCATACTGGATTGGATGCTGCCTGGCCTGAGCGGCATCGCCGTGGCCGAGCTGATCCGCGCCGAGGGCGATACGCCCATCCTGATGCTCACCGCGCGCGACGCGGTGCTCGACCGGGTGGCCGGGCTCGACAGCGGCGCCGACGATTATCTGGTGAAGCCGTTTGCGCCCGAAGAGCTGCTGGCACGCGTACGCGCGCTGCTGCGGCGCTCGGAGCCAGGCAGCGGCCCGCCGCTCAGCTACGCCGACCTGACGCTCACACCGGCCACGCGCGAGGTGTCGCGCGCGGGCAAGCCGGTGGCGCTCAGCCCGCGCGAGTTCGACCTGCTCAGCTACCTGATGCGCCATCCACGCCAGGTGTTGCCGCGCGAGCGGATCATCGATGCGGTGTGGGGTGTGGATGGCTCGGGCGAAGCGCTTGACGTATACATCGGCTACCTGCGCGCGAAGATCGAGGCCGGCGGCGCGCCCCGGCTCATCCACACCGTGCGCGGGGTGGGCTATCTGCTGCGCGAGAACGCAGCATGA
- a CDS encoding lactate utilization protein C, with protein MSMARNEILRRIRAGLRDVPASEQPGDISIARAYRHAGMPAGPELIERFAERVAEYKATVQRVSAAGLPAAIADACARRGVRRLVVPTDLPPEWVPAGVELLPDTGLSHAQLDQSDGVLTGCALGVAQTGTIILDAGAAQGRRVITLLPDYHLCVIRADQIVDLVPEAVDRLAPAVRAARRPITLISGPSATSDIELNRVEGVHGPRTLEVLIVDG; from the coding sequence ATGAGCATGGCCCGAAATGAAATACTGCGCCGCATCCGCGCCGGGCTGCGCGATGTGCCCGCCTCCGAGCAGCCCGGCGATATCTCGATAGCCCGCGCGTATCGCCACGCCGGCATGCCCGCCGGCCCCGAGCTGATCGAGCGCTTCGCCGAGCGCGTGGCCGAGTACAAAGCCACTGTGCAGCGAGTCAGCGCCGCCGGCCTGCCGGCCGCAATCGCCGATGCGTGCGCGCGGCGCGGCGTGCGCCGGCTAGTGGTGCCAACCGACCTCCCGCCCGAGTGGGTGCCTGCCGGCGTCGAGCTGCTGCCCGACACCGGGCTGAGCCACGCCCAGCTCGACCAGAGCGACGGCGTGTTGACCGGCTGTGCGCTTGGCGTAGCCCAGACCGGCACGATCATCCTTGATGCCGGCGCGGCCCAGGGGCGCCGTGTGATCACGCTGCTGCCCGACTACCACCTGTGCGTCATCCGCGCCGATCAGATTGTCGATCTAGTGCCCGAGGCGGTGGATCGGCTCGCACCGGCTGTACGCGCGGCGCGCCGGCCGATCACACTGATCTCTGGCCCCTCGGCCACTTCCGACATCGAGCTGAACCGTGTTGAGGGTGTGCATGGCCCGCGCACGCTCGAGGTGCTGATCGTCGATGGCTGA
- a CDS encoding ferric reductase-like transmembrane domain-containing protein translates to MLKSTAPTEARAGLPPRGIQQRAQLAADPLEATLLTLFPLLIGALAGLIMLGGLALALLGRTGTIGTLPEVLLGQHSAWYLSRASAFAAYLLLWWSMALGLAITNRLARAWPGGPTAGDLHEHASLMGLGFAALHALVLLRDQYIGYTLGQVAIPFASTSYQPFWVGIGQIGFYLMALVALTSYARRRIGARAWRLVHYLSFVVFAMALAHGFFSGSDTATGWAGAIYSTSGLSLVGLTIYRIARGSRRAASTAPQRTLQ, encoded by the coding sequence ATGCTGAAATCTACCGCACCAACCGAGGCGCGTGCGGGCCTGCCGCCGCGTGGCATCCAGCAGCGCGCCCAGCTGGCGGCCGACCCACTCGAAGCGACGCTGCTGACGCTGTTTCCATTGCTGATTGGCGCGCTGGCCGGGCTGATCATGTTAGGCGGGCTGGCCCTGGCGCTGCTCGGGCGCACCGGCACGATTGGCACCTTGCCTGAAGTGCTGCTTGGCCAGCACAGCGCCTGGTACTTATCGCGGGCCAGTGCCTTCGCGGCCTACCTGCTGCTGTGGTGGTCGATGGCGCTGGGCCTGGCGATCACCAACCGCCTGGCGCGTGCCTGGCCGGGCGGGCCGACGGCCGGCGACCTGCACGAGCACGCCAGCCTCATGGGCCTGGGCTTTGCGGCGCTGCACGCGCTCGTGCTACTGCGCGACCAGTACATCGGCTATACGCTGGGGCAGGTCGCGATCCCGTTCGCCAGCACCAGCTACCAGCCCTTCTGGGTTGGCATCGGCCAGATCGGCTTCTACCTGATGGCGCTGGTGGCCCTGACATCATATGCACGGCGCCGGATTGGTGCGCGCGCCTGGCGGCTGGTTCACTATCTTAGCTTTGTAGTATTTGCAATGGCGCTGGCGCATGGCTTTTTCAGCGGCAGCGACACCGCCACGGGTTGGGCCGGCGCGATCTACAGCACCAGTGGCCTGAGCCTGGTGGGGCTGACGATCTACCGAATCGCGCGCGGCTCGCGCCGTGCCGCGAGCACAGCCCCGCAACGTACGCTACAATAG
- a CDS encoding NAD(P)-binding protein — protein sequence MPTTDYDIIVIGAGIGGLTAAALLAHDGYRVLVLEGHIAPGGCASSYERKRPNGDRYIFDVGATLFAGFRPGGAHHWVAHRLGISWPVRPLDPAMEVWLPDRRVTRYTGERWLDERRVAFPAQAWEAEGFWREQEQIAEIAWRFAARQPALPPERPGDLLGMLAKVRPEMALLLPQLWRTTGQALTARGITDRRLRTYIDGQLLISAQAVAHNCAWLYGAVALDFARIGAHYAAGGAWSLAHTLVGALERAGGQLRYRRWVQRIITHNGRACAVETDKGERYSARHVIGNITLWDAERLLGQAVPRRLARAVDAAPSGWGAFTLYLGVDQAAIPAGQAEHHQVIACYDRPLGEANSVFISAHPADDQRAPPGQCALTVSTHTNAERWWRWRTDDPARYREEKAAMAERILGTVALALPGVRQHLRYMQAGTPFSFWRYTRRHHGMVGGMPQHLANSGLFSLGPRATGVAGLWLVGDSTFPGQSTAAVSQGAIRVYHAIRRAG from the coding sequence ATGCCAACCACCGACTACGACATTATTGTGATTGGCGCGGGCATCGGCGGGCTGACTGCCGCCGCGCTGCTGGCCCACGACGGCTACCGCGTGCTGGTGCTCGAAGGCCATATCGCACCAGGCGGCTGCGCCTCGTCGTACGAGCGCAAGCGCCCGAATGGCGACCGCTACATCTTCGACGTGGGCGCGACTCTGTTCGCCGGGTTCCGGCCCGGCGGCGCGCACCACTGGGTTGCGCACCGGCTGGGCATCAGCTGGCCGGTGCGCCCGCTCGACCCGGCGATGGAGGTGTGGCTGCCCGATCGGCGCGTCACGCGCTATACCGGCGAACGCTGGCTCGACGAGCGGCGGGTGGCGTTTCCGGCGCAGGCCTGGGAGGCCGAGGGCTTCTGGCGCGAGCAAGAGCAGATCGCCGAGATCGCCTGGCGTTTCGCGGCACGCCAGCCGGCGCTACCGCCCGAGCGCCCAGGCGATCTGCTGGGCATGCTCGCGAAAGTGCGCCCCGAGATGGCGCTGCTGCTCCCACAGCTCTGGCGCACAACCGGGCAAGCCCTCACGGCGCGCGGCATCACCGACCGGCGGCTACGCACATATATCGACGGGCAGCTGCTAATCAGTGCGCAGGCCGTGGCGCACAACTGCGCCTGGCTGTATGGCGCGGTGGCGCTCGACTTCGCGCGGATCGGCGCACACTATGCTGCTGGTGGGGCGTGGAGCCTGGCACATACGCTGGTGGGCGCGCTCGAGCGCGCCGGCGGCCAGCTGCGCTACCGGCGCTGGGTTCAGCGCATCATCACACACAACGGCCGCGCCTGTGCAGTCGAAACCGACAAAGGCGAGCGCTATAGCGCCCGCCATGTGATCGGCAACATTACGCTGTGGGATGCTGAACGGCTGCTAGGCCAGGCCGTGCCGCGCCGGCTGGCTCGTGCGGTGGATGCGGCGCCTAGCGGATGGGGCGCGTTTACGCTCTACCTGGGGGTTGATCAGGCGGCTATTCCGGCCGGGCAGGCCGAGCACCACCAGGTGATCGCCTGCTACGACCGGCCGTTGGGCGAGGCCAACAGTGTGTTCATCTCGGCGCACCCGGCCGACGACCAGCGCGCACCGCCAGGGCAATGCGCCCTAACCGTCTCGACACACACCAATGCCGAACGCTGGTGGCGCTGGCGCACCGACGATCCGGCACGATATCGCGAGGAGAAAGCCGCTATGGCCGAGCGCATACTCGGCACAGTTGCACTGGCGCTGCCGGGCGTTCGGCAGCACCTGCGCTACATGCAAGCCGGCACACCATTCTCGTTCTGGCGCTACACGCGCCGCCACCATGGTATGGTTGGCGGTATGCCGCAGCACCTGGCCAACTCGGGCCTATTCAGCCTTGGCCCGCGCGCCACCGGCGTGGCCGGCCTCTGGCTGGTGGGCGACAGCACCTTCCCCGGCCAGAGCACCGCTGCCGTCAGCCAGGGCGCCATACGTGTATACCATGCGATCAGGCGGGCGGGTTAG
- a CDS encoding iron-sulfur cluster-binding protein — protein sequence MKHTGLPTTPISFYESAKLALADTQLRRNMGKATQTIRAKRASVVGELPDWEALREAGRAIKQRTLRHLDDYLIQLEAAVQAAGGQVYWARDAHEANQIVTQIVQRHGAREVVKVKSLTTDEIGLNAALAAAGVSAVETDLAELIIQLAGESSSHILVPAIHKNRAEIRELFMRTLGVSELSDEPSALAAVARTHLRRKFLSAPVAISGANFAVAETGTVCVVESEGNGRMCLTLPPVLVSIMGIEKVIPSWHDLEVFLQLLPRSSTGERMNPYTSLWTGVTPGDGPQEFHLVLLDNGRSNVLADTIGRQTLNCIRCSACLNICPVYERTGGHAYNSVYPGPIGAILTPQLVGVDKAGSLPYASSLCGACYDVCPVKINIPEVLVHMRARVVRKKQASLLGQFDPEHVAMQGLQRMFEHPALYERAQQLARLGQWPLVRGDAIPFVPGPLGGWTAMRDLFPVADQTFREWWRTRR from the coding sequence ATGAAACACACCGGCCTGCCCACCACACCGATCAGCTTCTACGAGTCGGCCAAGCTCGCGCTGGCCGATACCCAGCTGCGCCGCAATATGGGCAAAGCGACCCAGACCATCCGCGCCAAGCGCGCCAGCGTCGTGGGCGAGTTGCCCGATTGGGAAGCGCTGCGCGAGGCCGGGCGCGCGATCAAGCAGCGCACGCTGCGGCACCTCGACGATTACCTGATTCAGCTTGAGGCGGCGGTGCAGGCGGCCGGCGGGCAGGTCTACTGGGCACGCGACGCGCACGAGGCCAACCAGATCGTCACGCAGATCGTGCAGCGCCACGGCGCCCGCGAGGTGGTCAAGGTCAAGTCGCTCACCACCGACGAGATCGGGCTGAACGCGGCGCTGGCCGCCGCCGGTGTGTCCGCCGTCGAGACCGACCTGGCCGAGCTGATCATTCAGCTGGCCGGCGAGAGCTCGTCGCATATTCTGGTGCCGGCCATTCACAAGAACCGCGCCGAGATCCGCGAGCTGTTCATGCGCACACTCGGCGTGAGCGAGCTGAGCGACGAGCCCAGTGCGCTAGCGGCCGTCGCGCGCACGCACCTGCGGCGCAAGTTCCTCAGCGCGCCAGTGGCGATCAGCGGCGCGAACTTCGCCGTGGCCGAAACCGGCACCGTCTGCGTGGTCGAGTCCGAGGGCAACGGCCGCATGTGCCTGACGCTACCGCCGGTGCTGGTCTCGATCATGGGCATCGAGAAGGTCATCCCGAGCTGGCACGATCTCGAGGTGTTCCTCCAGCTGCTGCCGCGCTCGTCCACTGGCGAGCGTATGAACCCATACACCTCACTATGGACCGGTGTGACGCCGGGGGATGGGCCGCAGGAGTTCCACCTGGTGCTGCTCGACAACGGCCGCAGCAATGTGCTGGCCGACACGATCGGCCGGCAGACGCTCAACTGCATTCGCTGCTCGGCGTGCCTGAACATCTGCCCGGTGTACGAGCGCACCGGCGGCCACGCCTACAACTCGGTCTACCCCGGCCCGATCGGCGCCATCCTGACACCGCAGCTGGTCGGCGTCGACAAGGCCGGCTCGCTGCCGTACGCCTCGTCGCTCTGCGGCGCGTGCTACGATGTCTGCCCGGTCAAGATCAACATCCCCGAGGTGCTGGTACACATGCGCGCCCGCGTGGTGCGCAAGAAGCAGGCCAGCTTGCTCGGCCAGTTCGACCCCGAACATGTGGCCATGCAGGGGCTGCAGCGCATGTTCGAGCACCCGGCGCTCTACGAGCGCGCCCAGCAGTTGGCCCGGCTGGGCCAGTGGCCACTGGTACGCGGCGACGCCATCCCGTTCGTGCCGGGGCCGCTCGGCGGCTGGACGGCCATGCGCGACCTGTTTCCGGTGGCCGATCAGACGTTTCGCGAGTGGTGGCGCACGCGCCGATAA
- a CDS encoding ATP/GTP-binding protein has protein sequence MQAVKVVITGAYAAGKTNFIRSISDIDPVTTEYEVTGAEERALKKETTVALDFGKIAVSDEVVLFLFGTPGQERFDFMWDVLTEGCMGYIVMVDSCRPAHLLETQRLMAHFAAITPAPFVVAANKQDDPAALPLSYIRKRLQLPLEIPVLPCIATDRESVKSILMALIMHIDQSTADLSDDESSLEALNNQA, from the coding sequence GTGCAAGCAGTAAAAGTCGTCATCACTGGAGCCTATGCCGCCGGCAAGACTAACTTTATTCGCTCGATTAGTGATATCGATCCGGTGACTACCGAGTACGAGGTGACCGGCGCCGAAGAGCGTGCGCTCAAAAAAGAGACCACGGTCGCGCTTGATTTCGGTAAGATCGCCGTCTCGGATGAGGTGGTGTTATTTCTGTTCGGCACGCCCGGCCAGGAACGCTTTGATTTCATGTGGGATGTGCTGACCGAAGGCTGCATGGGCTATATCGTGATGGTCGACAGCTGCCGGCCTGCGCATCTGCTCGAAACACAGCGGCTCATGGCGCACTTCGCGGCGATCACCCCTGCGCCGTTCGTGGTAGCGGCAAATAAGCAGGACGACCCGGCCGCACTGCCGCTGAGCTATATTCGCAAGCGGCTGCAGCTGCCGCTCGAGATCCCGGTGCTGCCGTGCATCGCCACTGATCGCGAGAGTGTTAAGAGCATTCTGATGGCCCTGATCATGCATATCGATCAGTCGACGGCTGATCTATCCGACGACGAGTCGTCGCTCGAGGCGCTCAACAACCAGGCCTGA
- a CDS encoding HAMP domain-containing histidine kinase, which translates to MSIRLRLTLLYTGILAATLASLGLLLYLTVMRGSESASATHLIGVARRIADERDPRHGFEGGDDHEGLAIGERDLFIELVGPGGDTRARSANLASFSLPLSDAGRQAVLQGREWRENGLLGGERVQVVAAPTRDGSLVLVGQVLSEQQRTLDVLRYLLLVAGGLATLIALVAGWWLAGAALRPIDRITQTARAIELERDFTRRVDTAGPQDEVGRLATTFNAMLSALQGAYDQTEQTLHVQRRFVADASHELRTPLTTIRGNLALLRRNPPIAPDDQAAVLADTIDEGERLSRLLNQLLTLARADAGITLAREQVDLAALAGAVCRRVQPLAAGHTLIGPSATPVLVIGDSDAITQVLTILVDNALKFTPAGGTIAVTVTAAAGRGAVQVRDNGPGIAPTLLPHLFERFVRGDAARTGEGTGLGLAIAHDLAVALGGDLTVASELGVGSTFALWLPLR; encoded by the coding sequence ATGTCGATTCGGCTGCGGCTCACCCTGCTGTATACCGGCATCCTGGCGGCCACACTGGCCAGCCTGGGCCTGCTGCTGTACCTGACAGTTATGCGTGGCTCTGAGTCGGCCAGCGCCACGCACCTGATCGGTGTCGCGCGGCGAATCGCCGATGAACGCGACCCACGCCACGGCTTTGAGGGTGGCGACGACCACGAGGGGCTGGCGATTGGCGAGCGCGACCTGTTTATCGAGCTGGTTGGGCCAGGTGGCGATACCCGCGCACGCAGCGCGAACCTCGCGTCGTTCAGCTTGCCGCTGAGCGACGCTGGGCGCCAGGCGGTGCTACAGGGCCGCGAGTGGCGTGAAAATGGCTTGTTGGGCGGCGAGCGTGTGCAGGTGGTTGCTGCCCCCACGCGCGACGGCAGCCTGGTGCTGGTAGGGCAGGTGCTGAGCGAGCAACAGCGCACGCTCGATGTGCTGCGCTATCTGCTGCTGGTGGCGGGCGGGTTGGCGACGCTGATCGCGCTAGTGGCCGGCTGGTGGCTGGCCGGGGCAGCCCTGCGCCCGATCGACCGGATCACCCAGACTGCCCGGGCGATCGAGCTGGAACGCGACTTCACGCGCCGAGTCGATACCGCCGGCCCGCAAGATGAAGTCGGCCGGCTGGCGACAACCTTCAACGCAATGCTGAGCGCGCTTCAGGGCGCCTACGACCAGACCGAGCAGACCCTCCATGTGCAGCGCCGGTTTGTCGCTGATGCCTCGCACGAGCTGCGCACGCCGCTCACGACCATTCGTGGCAACCTGGCGCTGCTGCGGCGCAACCCGCCAATCGCACCCGATGACCAGGCGGCGGTGCTGGCCGACACGATCGACGAGGGCGAGCGCTTGAGCCGGCTACTCAACCAGTTGCTGACGCTCGCGCGCGCCGATGCCGGGATCACCCTGGCACGCGAGCAGGTCGATCTCGCGGCGCTGGCCGGGGCGGTGTGCCGGCGGGTGCAGCCGCTGGCCGCCGGCCACACCCTGATCGGGCCGAGCGCCACGCCGGTGCTGGTGATCGGCGACAGTGACGCGATCACCCAGGTGCTGACGATTCTGGTCGACAATGCGCTGAAGTTCACGCCGGCCGGCGGCACGATTGCGGTGACGGTGACCGCAGCAGCCGGGCGCGGCGCGGTGCAGGTGCGCGACAATGGGCCGGGCATTGCGCCCACGCTGCTGCCGCACCTGTTCGAGCGTTTTGTGCGTGGCGACGCGGCGCGCACCGGTGAGGGTACCGGGCTGGGCCTGGCAATTGCGCACGACCTGGCGGTAGCGCTGGGTGGCGACCTGACGGTGGCGAGCGAACTGGGAGTGGGTAGCACGTTCGCGCTGTGGTTGCCGCTGAGGTAG
- a CDS encoding DUF4388 domain-containing protein produces MALEGTLYDMSLVDLFEIFRMGNKSGVLRVWSLALHSSIYVTMGRLIDAEVRDLSTRQVVAKGDDAILQVLQWDAAEFAFTHDSSTVRHPVAIFYEIEQLVQLSAELPKPTLQAGSPPLMAMPILANLAFAHDLDSPDHHTDHQISRHYRRLCQFSTAYDPHPMDQPPAAQVRRLDLVPVAGEGQSAAPEEMPSFTPPVLRERAAGQVCDVQQVAVAVTPPRAVVSPAGRKVLAAVLRRVRAL; encoded by the coding sequence ATGGCACTTGAAGGCACACTATACGACATGTCGTTGGTCGACCTATTTGAAATCTTTCGGATGGGTAATAAGTCGGGAGTTCTGCGCGTGTGGTCTTTGGCCCTACATAGCTCGATCTATGTAACCATGGGCCGGCTGATCGACGCAGAGGTGCGCGATCTGTCCACCCGGCAGGTGGTAGCGAAGGGCGACGATGCCATCCTGCAGGTATTACAGTGGGATGCCGCTGAGTTCGCCTTCACGCACGATTCATCAACCGTCCGGCACCCGGTCGCGATCTTCTACGAGATCGAGCAGCTCGTCCAGCTCAGTGCCGAGCTTCCCAAGCCCACGCTACAGGCTGGATCACCCCCACTCATGGCCATGCCGATCTTGGCAAACCTGGCGTTTGCGCATGATCTCGACTCGCCAGATCACCACACAGATCACCAGATCAGCCGGCACTATCGCCGCCTTTGCCAATTTTCTACCGCGTACGATCCGCACCCGATGGATCAGCCACCTGCCGCGCAGGTGCGCCGCCTGGATCTAGTTCCGGTGGCTGGCGAAGGCCAGAGCGCAGCGCCTGAGGAAATGCCCAGCTTCACGCCGCCGGTGCTGCGAGAGCGCGCGGCCGGCCAGGTGTGCGATGTGCAACAGGTGGCGGTAGCGGTTACTCCCCCCCGTGCCGTGGTGTCGCCGGCTGGTCGTAAGGTGCTGGCGGCGGTGCTGCGGCGCGTCCGCGCGCTCTAA
- a CDS encoding XamI family restriction endonuclease: MSKRKYTFIERLLWTNEQLEEDLSRSIDIFRHERLEEPLEAYIETFEQAQDVMENLLEGTIDLSLLDPNITDLLNDAGMLEGLRYLAGPPISLDDLKTLVDTSSLAPAYLNQHPEVVDRLVQTIKAGLDRRRFPWVSEQRDPSSAERYAAVVASAALMATQRVATHRRTEGKKAQEELVRLALLDYGLEEISVPSGAIQTLPQAPQPGQFCKEVTLGERKADLVVGLWDTRIMPIECKVSNSSTNSVKRLNNDAAAKAEVWIKDFGSVNIVPTAVLSGVYKRHNLENAQRRGLTLYWAHRLEDLTIWMERVRSSLA; encoded by the coding sequence ATGAGCAAAAGAAAATACACTTTTATTGAACGGCTTCTATGGACTAATGAGCAGCTAGAGGAAGATTTATCGCGCTCTATAGACATATTTCGGCATGAGCGCCTCGAAGAGCCGCTCGAGGCATATATCGAGACCTTTGAGCAGGCGCAAGATGTAATGGAAAATCTTCTTGAAGGAACAATAGATCTCTCGTTATTAGACCCGAATATTACTGACTTACTCAATGATGCTGGCATGTTGGAGGGGTTACGATACTTGGCAGGGCCGCCAATATCGCTTGATGACTTAAAGACGTTAGTCGACACTAGCTCGCTTGCACCAGCATATCTGAATCAACATCCAGAGGTGGTCGATCGACTTGTTCAAACAATCAAAGCCGGGCTTGATCGTCGGCGCTTTCCATGGGTTTCCGAACAACGAGATCCCTCTTCCGCCGAACGATATGCAGCCGTGGTTGCCTCGGCCGCGCTAATGGCCACGCAGCGTGTAGCTACACATCGCCGCACCGAGGGTAAAAAAGCGCAGGAAGAGTTGGTGCGTCTCGCACTGTTGGATTATGGCTTGGAAGAAATTAGCGTGCCAAGTGGCGCTATTCAGACATTACCGCAAGCACCACAGCCAGGCCAATTTTGCAAAGAAGTAACCCTGGGGGAACGAAAAGCTGATCTGGTAGTTGGTTTGTGGGATACTCGAATTATGCCGATCGAATGCAAAGTTTCCAACTCTTCAACCAACTCGGTGAAACGATTAAATAATGATGCTGCTGCCAAGGCCGAGGTTTGGATCAAAGATTTCGGGAGCGTCAATATTGTTCCTACGGCGGTTCTGAGCGGCGTGTACAAACGACACAACCTGGAGAATGCCCAGCGACGGGGGTTAACGCTCTATTGGGCACACCGATTAGAAGATCTGACGATTTGGATGGAGCGAGTGCGTAGTTCACTGGCTTGA